In Glycine soja cultivar W05 chromosome 10, ASM419377v2, whole genome shotgun sequence, the genomic stretch TCTGATTTTTGCCGAAAATCTCAGGGCAAGAGAACTTTGGAAACACAAAATGTTTGATGAGGTTCTGATTGAAGACATTATGCGTAATGGACGCCTGAATAACATCAGTGTTGATGGCAGCCAATAATGCCTGAAATTAATCGAGGCTTATAAATCATTCAAATAACTCAAGCAGTCAGATACTTGGTACGAATATATTCATTTGTGAATACGTTTAAAAAACGCAACTATATTATTTCCAGTGTGATATATGATAGTAGTACTCtcgtatttgaaaaaaaaaagttccaaaataaatgatatgttagattttcaatgtaatattattaattatcatttttaactaatatttttttataagtgttactttagttttttaatgtaatattattgacaaggttagttttataaaattactagcatcttttatttatttgtgtaaaaAGACTTAAGACACCACTTATTTTAGAACGAAGGAAATAGTAAAAGAACGTGCTTAAatatgtcatttaattttttatgttagcTCTGATTGAGTTGTGGactgtcattttaatttttaattccaaGTGTTGGTTGATTTGGCATTTTATCTTGTGTCCGTGTTAATTGCAGTCCTTGGACATCTCTTACTGTTCAATGGTTGTCGTGATTCACATGCGACAGAAGCTCTCTCCAAAAACTGTCCTAACTTTGAGGAGTTGAGTGTGAGAGGGTTTATTACTGAGCTTGCAAGTGGCTGTCCACATAATCAGGTTTCTAGACCTCTATAAATGCTATAATATCAGTGATGTTGGGATTTCTAGTATTTGCAGGgcttgtttgtcttctctcaaGACATTTGAAATTGGGGATGGAACCATATTATCCTTAACCAAATTCTGTGGTAACCTGGAGACATTACTCATTGGTGATTGCTGGCTACTGCTTGTGGAATTAGCAGCAGCCTTAAAGTGTTAGGGGCGGATTGGTGTAAAAACATTTCTGATTCTGCACTGAGCTGTATTTTAAGTCAATGTAGAAACCTTGAGGCACTCAGCATAGGTGCCTGATAGAGTTGACTAATGCTACTTTTCAGCTTATAAGCAATGAGAAGGCTTGATTGAGTTTAAAGATTACACTTGGATGTGACCTCATGCCCGAATATAGCAAAGGCTTCCCTCCATTTCCCTGAATGCTGCGAGATTGAATTTCCTAGTGACATCGATGGGCATgcctgttatatatatatatatatatactacatttattttaaaaaagattggCTTCATCGATAGATCTTCCTATGCAAACTTTATTCATAATAACTCATAAGGCATgcctttttaaatttgatgagaATTATGTTTGTCAAATAGATATGATGAattggacaatttttttattcataacatGTTGGTTGGATTAAAGTGTAATATTCaatattaatgtaaaatttatgtaaatatataaacaaaaagattttttatatatagtatgacacaaatttgtttattacttaagattaaaaaaaactattttataaaatatatactaatataaaattcaatattattttaaaatggaaaattcaattatatactaatataaaatatagaaattgataataataataataataataatttgatataaacattattttggtTGAAATAGAATTATGTTCAAATTAACAAGATTTTAGGTTTTTcaacaaagattaaaaacagtaacagcttaatatttatttaaatgaatcATTATGaactgtttttaaaattttctttaaaatccttatttttcattattactttttatgcattttattttgaattaactaatatataatgcatataaatataatattaaaatcatctaaattttgttatatgttaACTTAGTCccataaattttcttttcagttttattctttgcaaattcttttttttaatacttataagTTTGtacttttcaattttaatatttttttaatgtttaatccACATAATTTTGCactatatgaaataaaattgaaaaaacacaaattatttgactaaagttgaaaaaaaagaaacaacttacaagaccaaaattaaaaaaacacacaattTAGGTAGATGAGGTGATAGTAATGTCAATGTTAATGATGGTGATAATAATGTCGATGTCAATAATGATAATAGTGTCATAcaattactaataataataataataataataataatatatatgtgagtgtGAATAACAACAATTAGATGAATCATAttgaaactgaaaaaaaatgtgtatttttaaaattaaaaattaaattcataaatgttttattttagttttgaaaattggtagaaaattattttgaaattaagttaaaaattatttaaccacatttttatcaaatatattttgttttaaaaaatacatttcaaaactaaaaataaaaaactgcaAGCACCAACACGGATCCTTGGTACTTAAAAAGCAAAGGTTGTGTTTAATGTTtttaacagtttttttttatgtaaacatAGGTTTTGGGCATTTGTAGATGAAGACATATCAAattgcaaataaaataaataaacctaTGAACAAAACTGAAAAGTacattatttagaaaaaaattctaCTTACAAGAAATTGTGATGTGACTTGAGAAAAGAAAGATGTTCTGTAATTGCCACTTGCAAGAAAACAAGAACCCGATGCATTAATATTATGGTAGAAAAACTCAATCATAATAGAGAGGTGGGGATTAGAAAAGTTCAATTTTCCTAACTGAAATTGTGACAAAATTATAGACATTTCGTTAGTATTTTTCTACTTGTTTATTGGAGAAAATGAACCGTTAAATAAGACCCACTAATTACATtatcaaaataacaaaaaatgagaaagatCCTTTAATAAAATACTAGACAAGTAGTATTATTATCGATTTTATTGTACCTTCCAAACAAACCCTGCAGCGATTTGTTTTTATCTCCGCCGTACCATGTCGGAAGCACCACCGTCTCAGCCACCGCCTCCAACCGCCAACGCGTCACCACCGCCGTACTGGTGCTACCACTGCGAGAAGCGCGTCTCCATCGAAACGCTCGCGAATCTCCCCGACGTCGTCTGCGGTGAGTGCAAGAACGGCTTCGTGGAATCCATCCACACGCCGTCGCGCTCTCGCTCCCCCTCCGCCTCCTCCGACGACCCCTACTTCGGCTCGCAGTTCCTCCAGGTCCTTCGCCTAATCGCTCAGTCGGCGCGTGACGACGACGCGTCGCCTCCGCCGCCGCCAAGCCGCTCTCCGGAGAACGATTTCCTCAGGATCGAGCTCGGTGGCTGGGACAACGATGAGGAGAACGACAACGACAACAACGACGACGAGGAGTTCGAGGAACACGAGGAGGCGGAGGATCGCTCCGGCAACGAGGATCCGCACGGAAGAGACGACGAGGATCTGAGAAGAAGGAGGCGCGAGCTGCTTCGGCTTCGGATTAGGGATTTGGCGACGCGCACGAGGAGCATGCGGAACCGGATCTTGGATTGGGCCGAGATTCTGATGGGCCTTGAGGACAATTCCATCGAGTTCCGCCTCCAGCTGCCGGAATCCGACCGCTACGTCGGGAATCCCGAGGATTACGTCGACGCGGCGGAGTACGAGGCGCTGCTGCATACGCTTGCGGAAAGCGACGGCGGAGGTAGGAGAGGAGCGCCGCCGGCGTCGAAGGCGGCGGTGGAGGCGTTGCCGACGGTGAAGATTGCGTCCGAAAGCGAAGCCGTGGCGTGCGCTATATGTAAGGATTTGCTCGGTGTTGGAGACTTGGCGAAGAGGTTGCCGTGCGGGCATGGGTATCATGGAGATTGCATTGTTCCTTGGTTGAGTTCTCGAAATTCTTGCCCTGTTTGCAGGTATGAGCTACCAACGGATGATAAGGAATATGAGGAAGAGAGAGTGGTTAACTCTGCTTCGAGTTCCGGTGGAGGTGGAAGTGCCATTGTTTGATTCCGCTTGGTATGCTCCGTCTTGCTCTGTTCTCTTCTGCCATTTGTGTAATATATTTCGTGGTTTctgaatttcttctttttttgttgttggcaTTAGTGGATTTAAATCAAAGCTTGCGccatgttattattaatttatttgaagcTTTTATTATGTAGTTGGCTTCTTAGCTTTCAGATGATGCTAAGATACTTGTATATAGCATTTGAATCAATGTGAATGTGATCATATCACACTACCTCAATGGAATTTTCA encodes the following:
- the LOC114371970 gene encoding E3 ubiquitin-protein ligase CIP8-like yields the protein MSEAPPSQPPPPTANASPPPYWCYHCEKRVSIETLANLPDVVCGECKNGFVESIHTPSRSRSPSASSDDPYFGSQFLQVLRLIAQSARDDDASPPPPPSRSPENDFLRIELGGWDNDEENDNDNNDDEEFEEHEEAEDRSGNEDPHGRDDEDLRRRRRELLRLRIRDLATRTRSMRNRILDWAEILMGLEDNSIEFRLQLPESDRYVGNPEDYVDAAEYEALLHTLAESDGGGRRGAPPASKAAVEALPTVKIASESEAVACAICKDLLGVGDLAKRLPCGHGYHGDCIVPWLSSRNSCPVCRYELPTDDKEYEEERVVNSASSSGGGGSAIV